A genomic segment from Roseibium algicola encodes:
- a CDS encoding zinc-ribbon domain-containing protein has protein sequence MKIKCPDCSTSYEIKVEALGPEGRSVKCAKCGNRWFVSPDDDEEGDVALSAKNDVDEIAPPSVEEDPAQDEADWAADAEEETFDAEADDEDDEPEAAVAPEPAAARTASDEAKFAADLKEDARTGEPENKADIESMAKRPKIIVNPNKFRRDQIGAILNWILRRNFRRIGGVALFGVAVAACVLFVLMRDSLVKQSPDLASLFRMIGFEVNLRGLEFRNLRTFTEVEDGKKVLVVEGSIRNLLDELNSVPAVRLSIRGADLQEVYAWTVEPRTKSLNALDETRFRTILADPPKTASDIQVRFVERGQRQVVLE, from the coding sequence ATGAAGATCAAATGTCCGGACTGCAGTACGTCCTACGAGATTAAGGTAGAGGCGCTTGGCCCGGAAGGGCGTAGCGTCAAATGCGCCAAGTGCGGCAACCGCTGGTTCGTTTCGCCCGACGATGACGAAGAAGGCGATGTTGCGTTAAGCGCAAAGAACGACGTCGACGAAATTGCACCTCCTTCCGTTGAAGAAGATCCCGCACAGGACGAAGCCGATTGGGCAGCCGACGCGGAAGAAGAAACGTTCGACGCGGAAGCGGATGACGAGGACGACGAGCCCGAAGCCGCCGTCGCTCCCGAACCCGCAGCCGCCCGTACGGCCAGCGACGAGGCAAAATTCGCTGCGGATCTGAAGGAAGACGCCAGGACCGGTGAGCCTGAAAACAAGGCCGACATCGAATCCATGGCCAAGCGGCCGAAGATCATCGTCAATCCGAACAAGTTCCGGCGGGACCAGATCGGTGCGATCCTCAACTGGATTCTGCGGCGAAATTTTCGGCGCATTGGCGGTGTTGCCCTGTTCGGCGTCGCGGTTGCGGCCTGTGTTTTGTTTGTCCTCATGCGAGACTCGCTCGTCAAACAGTCTCCTGACCTGGCAAGCCTGTTTCGGATGATCGGGTTTGAAGTCAATCTGCGCGGACTTGAATTCCGCAACCTGCGCACCTTCACCGAGGTCGAGGACGGCAAGAAGGTTCTCGTGGTCGAGGGCTCGATCCGCAACCTGCTTGATGAACTGAACTCGGTGCCCGCCGTGCGCCTCTCGATCCGCGGTGCAGACCTGCAGGAAGTTTATGCCTGGACTGTCGAGCCCAGAACAAAATCGCTAAACGCACTGGACGAAACCCGGTTCAGGACGATATTAGCCGACCCTCCGAAAACCGCGTCCGATATCCAGGTCCGGTTTGTTGAACGCGGCCAACGCCAGGTAGTTCTAGAGTGA
- the ftsE gene encoding cell division ATP-binding protein FtsE — MIRFENVGLRYGMGSEILRDLTFQIEPQSFQFLTGPSGAGKTSLIRLLFMSLRPTRGLIKVFNRDLSVIDKQELPKLRRKIGVVFQDFRLLDHLTTYENVALPLRVVGKDESEYRSDVIDLLKWVGLGDRMHVLPPVLSGGEKQRAAIARALITRPEVLLADEPTGNVDPPLARRLLRLFIELNKLGTSVVIATHDIALLEQVDARRMVLADGRLSIFD; from the coding sequence GTGATCCGCTTCGAAAATGTCGGATTGAGATACGGAATGGGATCGGAAATCCTGCGCGACCTGACTTTTCAGATCGAGCCGCAGTCGTTTCAGTTCCTGACCGGTCCCTCGGGGGCGGGCAAGACCAGCCTGATCCGGCTCCTGTTCATGTCCCTGCGCCCGACCCGAGGCCTGATAAAGGTTTTCAACCGCGACCTGAGCGTGATCGACAAGCAGGAATTGCCGAAGCTCCGGCGCAAGATCGGCGTGGTGTTTCAGGATTTTCGCCTGCTGGACCATCTGACAACCTATGAAAACGTGGCCCTGCCACTGCGCGTGGTGGGAAAGGACGAATCCGAATACCGCTCCGATGTGATTGATCTGTTGAAATGGGTCGGACTTGGGGATCGCATGCATGTGCTGCCGCCGGTGCTGTCGGGTGGGGAAAAGCAGCGTGCGGCCATTGCGCGGGCGCTGATCACCCGGCCGGAGGTGCTGCTCGCGGACGAGCCGACCGGTAACGTGGATCCGCCACTTGCACGTCGTCTGTTGCGCCTTTTCATCGAATTGAACAAACTCGGCACCTCTGTCGTCATCGCGACCCACGATATCGCGCTGCTGGAACAGGTGGACGCCCGGCGCATGGTGCTTGCCGACGGGCGCCTCTCAATTTTCGATTAG
- a CDS encoding cell division protein FtsX: MAQSDDTDKKQASAASVRPPKRAERPKRGRKPGRKAAPRPKNEAPQGDDAKLRPSAAIVPPQAVAGRALTLVVAIMSFLACLTVGAVSVVWDAADAWQNDLVREITIQIRPAEGVDMLREIDKAVALAQEFPGIDSVRALSDAETKSLLEPWLGEGLQLDGLPVPRLIQITVGDPELLNLSQLRSMVSQNVTGASVDDHSVWTSRLSAMAGAVVLGGFAIMVLVLGSMVLSVVFATQAAMAGNKDVVSVLHFVGAEDGFIAREFQRHFLMLGLKGGVSGGVAAILAFLTVDMLTRQSSGQAGSDQMSALFGGISVSLPGYLGVFGVVFLVAILTALTSGLAVKAHLAKVD, from the coding sequence ATGGCTCAGTCCGACGACACAGACAAAAAACAGGCAAGCGCCGCCAGTGTTCGCCCGCCCAAGCGAGCCGAACGACCGAAGCGTGGCCGAAAACCGGGGCGCAAGGCCGCCCCCAGGCCGAAGAACGAAGCACCCCAGGGGGACGATGCCAAGTTGCGCCCCTCCGCGGCGATCGTTCCGCCGCAGGCAGTCGCCGGGCGGGCTCTCACGCTGGTGGTGGCCATCATGAGCTTTCTGGCCTGTCTGACAGTCGGTGCGGTGTCGGTTGTGTGGGACGCTGCCGATGCGTGGCAGAACGATCTGGTGCGTGAGATCACCATTCAGATCCGCCCGGCCGAAGGCGTCGACATGCTGCGGGAGATCGACAAGGCCGTTGCGCTTGCGCAGGAGTTTCCGGGCATCGATTCCGTACGGGCCCTGTCAGATGCCGAAACCAAGTCATTGCTGGAGCCCTGGCTGGGCGAAGGCCTTCAGCTTGACGGCCTGCCGGTGCCGCGGCTCATTCAGATCACGGTCGGGGATCCGGAACTTCTGAACCTGTCGCAATTGCGCTCGATGGTCTCGCAGAACGTGACGGGCGCGAGTGTCGACGATCATTCCGTCTGGACATCTCGTCTGTCGGCCATGGCAGGCGCGGTGGTGCTGGGCGGCTTTGCGATCATGGTGCTTGTGCTCGGCTCGATGGTCTTGAGCGTCGTCTTTGCCACCCAGGCAGCCATGGCCGGCAACAAGGACGTCGTATCCGTTCTGCATTTCGTTGGAGCGGAGGACGGTTTCATCGCTCGTGAATTCCAGCGCCACTTCTTGATGCTGGGCCTGAAGGGCGGTGTTTCCGGCGGTGTTGCGGCCATCCTGGCCTTTCTGACGGTTGACATGCTGACCCGGCAGAGTTCCGGCCAGGCGGGGTCGGACCAGATGTCGGCTCTCTTCGGCGGCATCTCCGTCAGCCTGCCCGGCTACCTCGGTGTATTCGGTGTGGTGTTCCTTGTCGCGATCCTGACAGCCCTGACTTCTGGCCTTGCCGTCAAGGCCCATTTGGCAAAAGTGGATTGA
- a CDS encoding YdcF family protein, giving the protein MTHADTVLDPVLDDGSSVVGDRRVSVSKDKGTARRNATSGDARKKRFGLRILFVAVITALVAGTVGQFAMFAQKVANARVPASANADAIVVLTGGHARVNEAIRLLEEGRANRLLISGVHPGTTREQLAAVTASSMPLEKNSVDLDRVALNTAGNAVETANWVKKNGFSSLLVVTSAYHLPRAKVELAGALPNVALIAYPVFSKDLKLDSWYREPATMRLLMREYVKYILARLRITVQGVR; this is encoded by the coding sequence ATGACCCATGCTGACACAGTGTTAGACCCCGTTCTGGACGACGGTTCTTCCGTCGTTGGCGATCGGCGTGTGTCCGTTTCAAAGGACAAGGGCACAGCGCGCAGGAACGCCACAAGCGGCGATGCGCGCAAGAAACGCTTCGGTCTCAGGATCCTTTTCGTTGCCGTCATCACGGCTCTTGTTGCGGGAACCGTCGGGCAGTTTGCCATGTTCGCGCAGAAGGTTGCCAATGCCAGAGTGCCGGCTTCCGCAAATGCGGATGCCATTGTCGTGCTGACAGGCGGGCATGCCCGCGTCAACGAGGCAATCCGTCTCCTGGAAGAAGGCCGTGCCAACCGGTTGCTGATTTCGGGCGTTCATCCCGGCACCACGCGTGAACAGCTTGCCGCCGTTACTGCGTCCAGCATGCCGCTGGAAAAAAACAGCGTCGATCTTGACCGGGTCGCGCTCAATACAGCGGGCAATGCGGTGGAAACCGCCAACTGGGTCAAGAAGAACGGGTTCTCGTCCCTGCTGGTCGTGACCAGTGCCTACCACCTGCCGCGTGCCAAGGTGGAACTTGCCGGCGCCCTGCCGAATGTCGCCCTGATTGCCTATCCGGTCTTTTCCAAGGACCTGAAGCTGGACAGCTGGTACAGGGAACCGGCAACGATGCGGCTTCTCATGCGCGAATATGTGAAGTATATCCTCGCCCGACTTCGGATTACCGTGCAGGGTGTGCGCTGA